From the genome of Nicotiana sylvestris chromosome 2, ASM39365v2, whole genome shotgun sequence, one region includes:
- the LOC104214897 gene encoding E3 ubiquitin-protein ligase AIRP2-like, with protein MNRGGIGIGGPMRRSFKDSLKVLEADIQHANTLASDFSREYDGACLQMRMSYSPAAHLFLFLVQWTDCHLAGALGLLRILIYKVYVDGTTTMSTHERKASIREFYAVIYPSLLQLERGVTDSEDKKQKAVCSERYRRRDDEDYRQSSDSDIEKEDECGICMEMNSKIVLPKCNHALCLKCYHEWRSRSQSCPFCRDSLKRVNSGDLWVYMDNKDVVDMTTITRENLRRLFMYIEKLPLIVPDNVFDHYDTHIR; from the exons ATGAATAGGGGAGGAATAGGAATAGGAGGGCCAATGCGAAGGTCGTTTAAGGATTCTCTCAAAGTTCTTGAAGCTGATATTCAGCATGCTAATACTCT AGCATCTGACTTTTCCAGAGAGTACGATGGAGCTTGCCTACAGATGCGAATGTCCTACAGTCCAGCTGCGCACCTCTTCCTTTTCTTAGTGCAGTGGACTGATTGCCACCTTGCTGGTGCCCTTGGATTATTGAGAATTCTAATTTACAAG GTTTATGTTGATGGCACCACAACCATGTCAACTCATGAAAGGAAAGCAAGCATTAGGGAATTCTATG CTGTTATTTATCCCTCCTTACTTCAACTTGAAAGAGGTGTTACGGATTCAGAAGACAAAAAGCAAAAAGCAGTTTGCTCGGAGAGATACAGGAGAAGAGATGATGAGGATTACAGACAGTCTTCTGACTCGGACATTGAAAAGGAAGACGAATGTGGAATCTGCATGGAAATGAACAGCAAAATTGTCCTTCCCAAATGCAATCACGCCCTGTGCTTGAAATGCTATCATGAATG GCGTTCAAGGTCACAGTCATGCCCCTTCTGCCGTGATAGCCTTAAAAGGGTAAACTCCGGGGACCTGTGGGTATACATGGATAACAAAGACGTCGTGGACATGACAACGATAACAAGGGAGAACCTTAGAAGGCTATTCATGTATATAGAGAAGTTACCCTTGATCGTGCCGGATAACGTATTTGACCACTATGACACTCATATAAGGTAG
- the LOC104214898 gene encoding LOW QUALITY PROTEIN: sphingolipid delta(4)-desaturase DES1-like (The sequence of the model RefSeq protein was modified relative to this genomic sequence to represent the inferred CDS: inserted 2 bases in 2 codons), whose translation MRGCFGQLWTATFLHDASWLKILIVAYFFGSFLNHNLLLAIHELSHNLDFSTPVYNRWLGIFANLPIGVPMSVTLQKYHLEHHLYQXVDGFDMDIPSLAEAHAVKNVVTKSIWVVLQLFFXALRPLFVKPKPPGMWEFINLIIQLCLHGAMVYFWGKKSFAYLILSTFVGEGMHPMAGHFISEHYVFKSDQETYSNYGPLNLMMWSVGYHNEHHDFPRIPGSKLYKVKEIAPEYYDNLMAYNSWSQVIYMYVMDRAVGPFSRMKRKLSTKTNEKAE comes from the exons ATGAGGGGTTGTTTTGGTCAGCTTTGGACTGCCACCTTCCTCCACGATGCAAGTTGGCTGAAAATATTGATAGTTGCCTACTTTTTTGGTTCTTTCCTCAACCACAATCTCTTGCTCGCCATTCATGAACTCAGTCACAACCTCGATTTCTCCACTCCAGTCTATAACCGATGGCTTGGCATTTTTGCCAACCTTCCCATTGGCGTTCCCATGTCTGTTACCCTCCAAAAGTATCACCTTGAGCATCATCTCTACC ATGTAGATGGATTTGACATGGACATTCCGAGCCTTGCTGAAGCGCATGCTGTCAAAAACGTCGTCACAAAATCTATATGGGTTGTCCTCCAGCTCTTCT TAGCTCTCAGACCTCTCTTTGTCAAACCTAAACCACCCGGTATGTGGGAGTTCATCAATCTGATTATCCAGCTATGCCTTCATGGAGCCATGGTTTACTTTTGGGGCAAGAAATCCTTTGCATACCTGATCCTGTCTACTTTTGTTGGGGAAGGGATGCACCCGATGGCTGGTCACTTCATTTCCGAGCATTATGTCTTCAAGTCTGACCAGGAGACGTACTCCAATTATGGTCCCCTTAATCTTATGATGTGGAGTGTCGGATACCACAACGAGCACCATGATTTCCCGAGGATTCCTGGAAGCAAGCTCTACAAGGTGAAGGAGATCGCACCAGAATACTATGACAACTTGATGGCGTACAATTCTTGGAGCCAGGTCATCTACATGTATGTAATGGATCGTGCTGTAGGGCCTTTTAGCAGGATGAAGAGGAAGTTGTCTACAAAGACAAATGAGAAAGCTGAATAG
- the LOC104214899 gene encoding tetraspanin-19-like — protein MVRPMKVCLQWSLKFTNLTIGCLGTTMLFYGIWMIRVWQRDAADSHSSPDYDHFPWYIHAFLGIGTALCAITCLGHVAAHSANYYCLSSYMFIIFVLLLSEGVMAADVLLNDEWEKDLPEDPSGRFDEFKEFVISNKDFFRWIALFSVLAQGCSMLFAIMLRIIGKVKEYSNENEGEYSETWSPLLRPPELPPATVYPPYVIGEPVYKSV, from the exons ATGGTAAGACCTATGAAAGTTTGCCTGCAATGGTCCCTCAAGTTCACAAATTTAACTATAGGATGTCTGGGTACTACAATGCTTTTTTATGGTATATGGATGATTAGAGTTTGGCAGCGTGATGCTGCGGACTCACATTCATCCCCTGATTACGATCATTTCCCATG GTACATCCATGCATTTCTTGGTATTGGCACTGCTTTGTGTGCTATCACTTGCCTTGGCCATGTTGCTGCACACTCTGCCAACTACTATTGCCTCTCTTCT TATATGTTCATCATATTTGTGCTGCTTCTATCAGAGGGTGTAATGGCAGCTGATGTTTTGTTGAATGATGAGTGGGAGAAG GATTTACCAGAAGATCCATCAGGAAGGTTTGATGAGTTCAAGGAGTTTGTGATATCGAATAAGGATTTCTTCCGATGGATTGCCCTGTTTAGTGTTCTAGCACAG GGGTGTTCTATGCTATTTGCTATAATGCTAAGAATTATTGGGAAAGTTAAGGAGTATAGTAATGAGAATGAAGGTGAATATTCAGAAACATGGTCTCCACTTCTGCGCCCACCAGAACTGCCACCAGCTACAGTGTATCCACCATATGTTATTGGTGAACCAGTCTACAAGAGtgtttga
- the LOC104214900 gene encoding general transcription and DNA repair factor IIH subunit TFB2, with protein sequence MPQVKIVARNFMDMVASLPAVKLDMLYDNSFICEAILRSLPPLAKKYVLQLLYIDIPISAKSMEESVLPDGFSKHKVAIDRLIQLRVMTETFDRKKEAMYQLNPKFQFNLQKHIVHGGVLPREPMPSNITVRLPSLEELEAYAVEQWECFLLHLISSSEAGKTTNISSSMMKVFQRGLLSQRDEREPPRLTESGFQFLLMDTNAQLWYIIREYITNAEERGVDSADLIAFLLELSFHVTGKAYNTNTLTDIQRSITKDLSDLGLVKLQQGRKESWFIPTKLATNLSISLADTTSRKQGFIVIETNFRLYAYSTSKLHCEILRLFARVEYQLPNLIVGAITKESLYKAFQNGITAEQIISFLQQNAHPRVAERIPSVPENVTDQIRLWESDLNRVEMMPAHLYDEFPSRDVFEAACDFAREYGGLLWEDSKQMRIIVKADILTEMKEILRRQKQ encoded by the exons ATGCCACAAGTGAAGATAGTGGCCAGGAATTTCATGGACATGGTGGCTTCATTGCCTGCAGTGAAGCTCGACATGCTCTACGACAATTCCTTTATCTGTGAAGCCATCCTCag ATCATTACCTCCCTTAGCAAAGAAGTATGTGCTACAATTGTTGTATATAGACATACCAATCTCGGCCAAGTCAATGGAGGAGTCGGTGCTTCCAGATGGATTCTCAAAGCATAAAGTTGCCATTGATAGATTGATACAGCTGAGGGTAATGACGGAAACATTTGACAG gAAGAAGGAAGCGATGTATCAATTAAATCCAAAATTTCAATTTAATCTTCAGAAGCATATAGTCCATGG TGGAGTCTTACCAAGGGAACCAATGCCTTCTAATATCACTGTGAGGCTTCCTAGCTTGGAGGAGTTAGAGGCATATGCTGTTGAACAATGGGAG TGCTTTCTGCTGCATCTTATAAGCTCCAGTGAAGCTGGAAAGACCACAAACATAAGCTCTTCAATGATGAAAGTTTTCCAGCGTGGCCTTTTAAGTCAGAG AGATGAGAGGGAACCTCCAAGGTTGACTGAAAGTGGGTTCCAGTTCCTG CTGATGGACACAAATGCACAGCTTTGGTACATCATCAGGGAGTACATAACAAATGCTGAG GAGCGAGGTGTGGATTCAGCAGATCTTATTGCATTTCTGTTGGAGCTAAGCTTTCATGTTACTGGCAAG GCATACAATACAAACACATTAACTGATATCCAGCGAAGTATAACTAAGGACCTTTCAGATTTGGGACTGGTCAAGCTGCAGCAG GGAAGGAAAGAGAGTTGGTTTATTCCCACCAAACTTGCCACCAATCTGTCAATTAGCTTAGCAGATACAACATCCAGGAAACAG GGATTTATCGTTATTGAAACAAACTTCAGGTTGTATGCATATTCAACATCAAAATTACACTGTGAGATCCTACGCCTCTTTGCAAG GGTGGAGTACCAGCTTCCAAATCTCATTGTCGGTGCTATTACGAAAGAAAGTTTGTATAAAGCTTTTCAAAATGGCATTACTGCTGAGCAG ATAATTTCTTTCCTTCAGCAGAATGCCCATCCTAGGGTTGCAGAGAGGATACCATCCGTGCCAGAGAATGTTACTGATCAG ATTAGATTGTGGGAATCAGATCTGAATCGGGTTGAGATGATGCCCGCCCACCTCTACGATGAATTCCCTTCTAGA GATGTGTTTGAGGCTGCATGTGATTTTGCCAGGGAATATGGAGGATTACTGTGGGAGGACTCTAAGCAAATGCGCATCATAGTGAAGGCTGATATTTTGACAGAGATGAAGGAAATCCTTCGTCGTCAAAAGCAATAG